The sequence AGTAACTATTTGTCCTTCTCCTTACTATGATCTTACAGTAGAAGTTCATGGTATGtgtgatcagcagcaggggATTGGTCAGCAGGTACCCTAGCGGGGTCTGTACAGACCCTCTGCGATCTGTACTGCATGAAGCACAAGTTCAGGCATTCAGACGCTGTAAGTATAATGGCTCTCATACAGAGCGCCATTACACTTAATCTGTCAGCACAGGGTAACATGCTGGCGCCTGCTGAGATGGGAGTGCCCAGGCTGTTATTAGACATTTTGGATCTTTCGTGTATCAGAAGTGAAATGTGCCTGTCTATGTAAAATAAAGAGGATGTAATGTCCTGCTCGCTGTCGCAGGATGCAATAGTTATGTCCAATAGTCGAGCGCAGGTTAATGCAGAGATTATGTATTCAGTGACAGGGCCAGTGTTCAGAGATTGTGCACaatttcaagatttttttttatttagactctgatatttaaaaaaaaaaaaaagtataactcCGTGATTGCATGAATTGTCTCGTTCCCCAGCTAGCTGTATGTCCTATCTTACTAAGATTCTTACTATTGTTTCCCTTGCCGAACATAAAACAGGGAGGTGCTATTCATTGACTTACTTTTTATAAATCAGGGCCACAAAACCACGATGTGCTCACCGCTAACTCTCCGTGCCTTGCTCTACCGGCAGCTGGGACAGACAGCGATCAGAATGGGCTGGACCACCCTTCTGTGGAGGTGTCTCTGGATGAGAGCGCTGGAATGCTGGTGGATGGCTTTGAGAGGACTTATGATGGGAAACTAAAATGTCGTTACTGTAACTATGCTAGCAAAGGCACTGCTCGTCTTATAGAACACATTCGCATACACACAGGTAGGTGTCTATCTGTGTATGCATGTGGGAACCTGGAGTATTGTCTGACAGCGTGCAGGGTGTGTTTTTCTAGGAAAATAGCAATATGAGACCGTAGAAGTAAACCTGCAAACAAAAGAACTAAAATTTCACAAAGGCTCACAAAGCAAGTAAGATAGAAAACGCAGAGTATGCCTTCACCAAAGGCTACTttcacaccattttttttttaccatgatgGTAATAAATTTGTAATACAACCCTACTTTATGTGTATACCACTGGGGGCAAGTTCCAATTGTCAGGATTTGGATGACTATTCTTCCCTGTTACATTATTCTCTAGTTTTGTTAAGTGCGAGGTGTAGTAACGTCAGCGCAGAAAACGTTATGTCGGTTTTGCTTCAGATTTCAGCAATGCTGAAATAAGAGTAGCTTACTTTTAAACCAGGTATCTCCAAAAAGATAAAACCGGCAAACCAAAATACACAATCTGTAAGTAGTTTTAATACTATAACCTGTGAAATCATGCAGgtacatgtcttttttttttattgatgtttcTGTATCCCATGCCCATGCTTGACACAacgatactttttttttttgcaggtgaaAAGCCGCACCGTTGTCACTTGTGCCCATTTGCATCTGCATATGAACGACACTTAGAGGCTCACATGCGATCTCACACTGGGGAAAAGCCATATAAGTGTGAGTTATGTTCCTTCCGCTGCAGTGATCGAAGCAACTTGTCCCATCACCGTCGACGCAAGCATAAGATGTTACCCATCAAAGGTACTCGTCCCTCTCTTGGGAATAAGAAAATGTGGGGTGTCCTTCAGAAGAAAGTGAGCAGCCTGGGCTATACCCGCAGGACTCTGATTAACCTTAACCCGCCGTCCTTGGTGGTGCACAAGCCTGACTATTTGAGTGACTTTTCCCATGAAATACCCAGCATCAACGCCAATGAAGCATATGAAAACCTAGCAAAGGCATCTCATGGAGTAGGGCTGTCACGAGATCCCCAAGAGCTCTTGGTGGACAACCCATTAAACCAGTTGTCTACTTTAGCTGGGCAACTCTCCAGCCTTCCACCAGACACCCAAAATCCCGCCTCTCCTGACACAGGACCCTGTACTGATGAAAAGCCCTTTATGATCCAGCAGCCTCCTCCTCCATTCTgtgcttctgctgcagccgtCTCTACCAGCGTGGCACAAAGCTCCTCTCCAGCCAGCCCCGAGGTGCGGCCTTCCCACAACCACAGAAACTGTAGCCCCATGGCTGGGCCAAGCAGCGAACGCAGCGGGCGAACCAGCACTCCTAGCATCAGCAACAGTCAGCCTAGCACTCCTGCCCCAGCCCTGCCTGTACAGGACCCTCAGCTCCTGCACCACTGCCAGCATTGTGACATGTACTTTGCAGATAACATACTGTACACCATCCACATGGGCTGCCACGGCTTTGAAAACCCCTTCCAATGCAACATATGCGGCTGCAAgtgtaaaaacaaatatgacTTTGCCTGCCACTTTGCACGAGGTCAACACAGCCAACACTGACTTTATACGAGCTGTGgcctgtttttaattttaaacccGACCTCTGAAGACAGTCTGCTACGGCGTCAGCCGTCTGAGGTTTGTATATGATGTAAATATAATCTGTGCTCCTCGTGTGCCTGGACGGTGCGTGAGAACGCGTAAATCAAAAGTGTTTTAAAATGGAGATGGCAAAAAACGTATTACAAGCTTTCCACGTTTTGCTGCCAAGACCCGCTTCCGTATGTTTTCATGAAGAAACGCATATGATGTTGGCAGTTGCCACCATGAGGCATATGTCAATTAGTAATCTTCCCATCTGTCTGCTGTGCAGGTGGGGGCTCCGCTGTATATCCACCGATTGACTGATGTGGTCATTCATTTTGCAGGAAAACAATGTTTCTCAAAATTTGTATGTATTTGGTTGTGATGCCTTTTACTGAATCTTATTCCTATAAGACAGCTTTTAAAGAAGTGATGCAAACGATGCTTGCCACCAttctgtgttttgttatttgttttcttttcaatatGTTCCCTCACGGTtgttacgtatatatatatctctgtgATACATTCACAGCATGTTGCGTGTTTCCCCAAAGATTTAAACTGCTTCATAATCCATCACTGCATAAAATAAACCTGATTGTCTATTCACACCTTATACTTGTGATCGCTTTCACATGTCATGGTCTGACCGCCATTGTGTACTTTAGTCATCTGTTGCGCTGTCCTGTTAATGGCAATTCCAGTTATTGAACTGAAATCTGTTTAACTGGTGTTTCAACAACTTACATATAAACCGTGCATTTTGTATGAAAATATGGTTTCCTCTTCTTGGAGGAAAAACCCTTTTCATGAAATAAACATCTCAGGGATCGATTAACTAACCTGAGACTATAACAGTTTCAGCTCCCTGACATCATTGTGCATTCCAAAGGCCCAGACCCTCTGAACTTATCCAACCACCCCTTCAAGACACAGAGTTAAAGGCGGTGGATTTCTCGAATGACATTTAACGATGTCTTTATGCAGGGGAAGCTCATTGATTTGTGAGTTCAGATGTTTAGCTCGCCAACAATTGCAGTTGCCTTCACTCTTTTTGGGTACTCGTAACGCATcatttaatgtgtttaacagtAAACAGGATGGGAACCGAACCCTCTCTACAGCTAGTTTTACAATTACTTTCTAGTAcagaaaagcaacaaaataaagGAACGCCatcaaaaaatataacttttactcttaaacattaaaatgtaaaagtgcGTTTAAGATATGTGCAGCTTTTCAcagataaatgtatgttttaaatagTATCCTTTATAGACGCTGTTACTCTATTCATTTCCCACCTTACTGCTTTATCTACTTAAACCCAGGTACGGAGAGGGAATGCCTTGGAACACATAACAGTGTTGTGGATCGTTGAACAATTCATGTGGCTTTACACAAATATGGATATACAATGTGTTCTGTCTGTTCTTTAAACAAGAAAAGTGTATCGTTAGCTGTGTGTGCCCCAAATGCCAGCAGTTCCTTTTGTGACATACTTTGCTTCAGTTGCTCCAGAAGTCTGGATTTTGCACCGTGCAGCTCCTGTGCTACGAGCTTCATTTCCTGCACAGAAATTGTGCCTAAAatacagcaataaaataaaaaaagagaatatgcACACCTGAGATGCAATTCCATCCCCAATAATACccctttaatatttaatcactAGAAATCTGTCTCTAGTAGTTATACTGCTACTTTCATGGTGACCTACAGGAAGACAACTTTCCAACCCTTACAACTGTATAGtactttaaaagtaaaatctaGCATTACaacctaaaaatattaaagtatatagAAAACCGGGTAAAACTTTTTACTAAACCACAGAATGAAAGACGTCCGTGGCTCGGACTGCACCCCCACCTTTCACTGACTGCATGGTCTCGGAAATCGATCTTCGAAGACTCTGGTCTGCCTGATGGAGAATGTTGGCTGCGCAGACAGCTCGGTCCTTGTCCTGTTTGCAGacacagagaaaaagaaaacaaatgtactaCTATGCACAGAGCTAAAGGAGGATCACCTTTTAGGGGATAGGGAGCCCCTGGTAGGCCGCAGGTATAGGTTCAACATTCAAAGAGGACAAACAAGCTCTGGTAAAAGGTGTTTGCTTGTTGCTAAAAAATGGAactggttttaataaataaaatactctttACTTCGCAGtgtgttttccatgaaaagagCTCGCTCCACTAACTTCCATACCTTGTCCTTAGAGTCTTCTTGTAGTGGCCTTAAAGGGTTTTCAACAGCTTCTTTCAGCAGGTCAGAAATTCCTGGActttaagaaagaaagaaatattagTCTAAATCAGAAAAAGCACCTGTCTTGTAAAAAACGGTACTAAAGACAGTCTCTGCAACAACACCGCCAAACTTATAAATCCTAACTATTTGTATACtataacatttctttatttactACAACTGATCTTATCAGATATTTGGGTAGTTGTCCGAGGCATATACAAAGCAGCACCATCAAGGGGAAATGCCGTTTCTCATTCCCCGATTCGTACTTCTCTTCCGTCAGAGCCGAGCTGTCAAGGACCAAGCTGTTTTGCTCCCATGTGTTTTTCCTTGGATTTGGaatctccatt comes from Spea bombifrons isolate aSpeBom1 chromosome 11, aSpeBom1.2.pri, whole genome shotgun sequence and encodes:
- the IKZF5 gene encoding zinc finger protein Pegasus isoform X1 yields the protein MRSMFCEGPPQQRQSVLSVSGHYEYPLASWGRHAVLRCEELPVTAGSTLETTRLNMGEKKPEPLDFVKDFQEYLTQQTHHVNMISGSVSGDKEGDTMPGGPQNHDVLTANSPCLALPAAGTDSDQNGLDHPSVEVSLDESAGMLVDGFERTYDGKLKCRYCNYASKGTARLIEHIRIHTGEKPHRCHLCPFASAYERHLEAHMRSHTGEKPYKCELCSFRCSDRSNLSHHRRRKHKMLPIKGTRPSLGNKKMWGVLQKKVSSLGYTRRTLINLNPPSLVVHKPDYLSDFSHEIPSINANEAYENLAKASHGVGLSRDPQELLVDNPLNQLSTLAGQLSSLPPDTQNPASPDTGPCTDEKPFMIQQPPPPFCASAAAVSTSVAQSSSPASPEVRPSHNHRNCSPMAGPSSERSGRTSTPSISNSQPSTPAPALPVQDPQLLHHCQHCDMYFADNILYTIHMGCHGFENPFQCNICGCKCKNKYDFACHFARGQHSQH
- the IKZF5 gene encoding zinc finger protein Pegasus isoform X2; this translates as MRSMFCEGPPQQRQSVLSVSGHYEYPLASWGRHAVLRCEELPVTAGSTLETTRLNMGEKKPEPLDFVKDFQEYLTQQTHHVNMISGSVSGDKEGDTMPGAGTDSDQNGLDHPSVEVSLDESAGMLVDGFERTYDGKLKCRYCNYASKGTARLIEHIRIHTGEKPHRCHLCPFASAYERHLEAHMRSHTGEKPYKCELCSFRCSDRSNLSHHRRRKHKMLPIKGTRPSLGNKKMWGVLQKKVSSLGYTRRTLINLNPPSLVVHKPDYLSDFSHEIPSINANEAYENLAKASHGVGLSRDPQELLVDNPLNQLSTLAGQLSSLPPDTQNPASPDTGPCTDEKPFMIQQPPPPFCASAAAVSTSVAQSSSPASPEVRPSHNHRNCSPMAGPSSERSGRTSTPSISNSQPSTPAPALPVQDPQLLHHCQHCDMYFADNILYTIHMGCHGFENPFQCNICGCKCKNKYDFACHFARGQHSQH